One window from the genome of Hoplias malabaricus isolate fHopMal1 chromosome 18, fHopMal1.hap1, whole genome shotgun sequence encodes:
- the LOC136674333 gene encoding trace amine-associated receptor 6-like, with protein MENSDYRQNITVQYCFPDVNSSCIKEIQTGPAYIFLFIVLSCISVCTVVLNLLVIISISHFKQLHTPTNLLILSLAVADLLVGLIVMPGNIMQLIDSCWYLGKLACTFFLLITFVSTTGSLSSLTLIAVDRYIAVSDPLLYSVRVTVCKTLLCIILSWSFCVFYISNFMYFNDHLLSSSISTRCYGECVLFVKYSWVFVDVVVNFLTPTSIIIVLYSIIFKVARHQAKSIRAMKNGASQKHGANIPSASETKAAKTLGIIIFAYLACWIPYFLNSLSDKSFTSSSMVWTIFSWLIYINSSVNPLMYAIFNPWFRATSRYILTCRICVIYESSSSRFHLLPEHF; from the exons ATGGAAAATTCAGATTATAGGCAAAACATCACTGTCCAGTACTGCTTTCCTGACGTCAACTCATCTTGTATAAAGGAAATCCAAACAGGCCCcgcttatatatttctgttcattgttctctcatgtatatctgtgtgcactgtggttctgaacctgctggtgatcatctccatctctcacttcaagcagctccacactccaaccaacctgctcatcctctctctggctgtggctgatcttcttGTGGGACTGATTGTTATGCCTGGAAATATAATGCAACTGATAGACTCCTGCTGGTACCTTGGGAAACTGGCATGCACATTTTTCTTACTCATCACATTTGTCTCAACAACAGGATCACTCTCTAGCCTGACACTCATCGCAGTTGACCGATACATTGCTGTCAGTGACCCACTGCTTTATTCCGTAAGAGTCACAGTTTGTAAAACTCTGTTGTGTATAATCCTGAGTTGgtctttttgtgttttctaCATTTCTAACTTTATGTACTTTAATGACCACCTACTTTCCTCTTCTATATCCACCAGATGCTATGGGGAATGTGTGCTTTTTGTTAAATACTCCTGGGTCTTTGTTGATGTTGTAGTTAACTTCCTAACACCAACTTCTATTATAATAGTTTTGTATTCTATAATCTTTAAGGTGGCCAGACATCAGGCTAAATCCATCAGAGCTATGAAAAATGGGGCCTCTCAGAAACATGGAGCCAACATTCCTAGTGCTTCTGAAACCAAAGCTGCAAAAACACTAGGCATCATCATTTTTGCTTATCTTGCTTGTTGGATACCATATTTTTTAAACTCCCTGTCAGATAAAAGCTTTACATCATCTTCTATGGTATGGACTATATTTAGCTGGCTGATATACATTAACTCCTCAGTGAATCCACTAATGTATGCCATTTTTAATCCATGGTTTAGAGCAACTTCTAGGTATATTTTGACCTGTCGAATATGTGT GATATATGAGTCCTCTTCATCAAGATTTCATTTGCTCCCTGAGCATTTCTGA